The Coleofasciculaceae cyanobacterium genome has a segment encoding these proteins:
- a CDS encoding DUF499 domain-containing protein: MLPSIFETCIPREEILAGELSVDLFAAKLRSVVEGKAPQIYQNAESFFANTYATDGIKTLIREVFSRLTGKSSDSLIRLETSFGGGKTHDEIALWHICREGRRIQGLERFAELGLIPDRPVQVAAIDGRDLDPENGINHSNGITTKTLWGEIAYQIAGIQGYQLLAGSDRSGISPGTDVLERLLDDRSTVIILDEIARYLRAAKAKQINRSDLAEQVVAFLFTLMDLAGACNNLVFVYSLASTSDTFAEETTELQELIRASARQERVLSPSTDVEVYNIVKQRLFKSVSSEAAEKAASEYFTGCRASRSDLPDACKDARYSEAIAQSYPFHPELFNLLTKKIASIPEFQKTRGALRLLAVVRHL, encoded by the coding sequence ATGCTACCTTCCATTTTTGAAACTTGTATTCCCAGAGAAGAAATATTAGCAGGAGAACTTTCAGTAGACCTTTTTGCTGCTAAATTACGGTCTGTAGTTGAGGGAAAAGCACCTCAGATATATCAGAATGCAGAAAGTTTCTTTGCTAATACTTATGCTACTGATGGGATAAAAACGCTAATAAGAGAGGTTTTTAGCAGGTTAACAGGAAAGTCATCAGATTCTCTCATTCGATTAGAAACTAGCTTTGGTGGTGGTAAAACTCATGATGAGATTGCTTTATGGCATATCTGTAGAGAAGGAAGAAGAATTCAAGGCTTAGAAAGATTTGCCGAACTTGGTTTAATCCCCGATCGCCCTGTACAAGTAGCAGCAATAGACGGACGAGATTTAGATCCTGAAAATGGTATTAATCACAGCAATGGCATAACGACCAAAACCCTTTGGGGTGAAATCGCCTATCAAATTGCTGGAATACAGGGTTATCAGCTTTTGGCAGGAAGCGATCGCTCTGGCATTAGTCCTGGAACAGATGTTTTAGAACGGTTATTAGATGATCGGTCAACGGTAATCATTTTAGATGAAATTGCTCGTTATCTGAGGGCAGCTAAAGCGAAACAGATAAATAGAAGTGACTTGGCAGAACAGGTTGTGGCGTTTCTTTTTACTTTGATGGATTTGGCAGGAGCTTGTAATAATTTAGTGTTTGTATATTCTCTGGCTTCAACTTCAGACACCTTTGCCGAAGAAACTACAGAATTGCAAGAATTAATTCGTGCTTCTGCTAGACAAGAAAGAGTTTTAAGCCCTTCAACCGATGTAGAAGTCTACAATATTGTTAAGCAACGCTTATTTAAGAGTGTTAGCTCTGAAGCAGCAGAAAAAGCAGCATCAGAGTATTTTACTGGTTGTCGTGCCAGTCGAAGTGATTTACCCGATGCTTGTAAAGACGCTCGTTATAGTGAGGCGATCGCCCAAAGTTATCCGTTTCATCCAGAACTATTTAATCTGCTAACTAAGAAAATCGCTTCTATTCCAGAGTTTCAAAAGACTAGAGGCGCATTACGCTTACTGGCAGTGGTTAGGCATCTATAG